The genomic segment CAATTTGATTGCCAACGAAGCGCTTGACAATGCTAAGGAAAATAAATTCCTAAAGAAAATCAAAAATCTTTTTGTAAAAGAAAAACAACTATGAATTTATTTTACTGAAGAACAAAAATATGCCACTGACTCTTATGGAAGATATGAACGTAAAATCAAAGCTAACATTAAAAAAGCTGATGCCGATTTTATTGCCATTGGCCAAAGAGCAAATTGATTTTGCAAAAAAAATGATTTAAATGTTTTACTAAGCATTCAAGAACAAGACAAAAATAACGGCGATTTAAGTGTGGCCTTAACTCAAATTGTAAGAGCACTTTATAATCAACAAAACTACAGCCGTGTTTTCTTTGTAATTAACACTAATAAAAGTTATGATGAACCTTTTCAAATCTTACCTTTGAACAACTACAATTTAGAGAAGTTAATTAGAGGTGCGCAAGATGAAGATAATGAGTTAATTGATACAAGCGATTTTAAAATTTATCCCGATATTGAAAATTTCATTGAGGCTCAAATTGACATTTTTCTTGAAAATACCATTCACTCTTTAGTAATTGAATCGTCATTCTACAACGCAAAAAATGCTTTAGTTGTTGCTAATAAAGCTATTAATGAGTTGGATAAAACCTTAGAAAAGCTAACTAAAACAATTCACTCAATTCGTAGAGAAAATGAAGTTGAAGAAATTACTATGTTAACTCGTAAAAACAAGCCAGTCTTTGAAACATCAAATGATGAGGGGGCATTATAATGGCCGCTATAAAAGATCAAAGTTTTTTTCGCTTAACAATTAACTACGCTTCAACGATACCCTTCTTAGTAAGAAAATGCCAATTATTTTTAAACGTAGATGATGAAAATACATGAACACAAATTACTAATAATTCAATAGCAGGATATAAGAATACTTTAGTTAAAATAGTCGAATATGACACTAACGAAAACAAAACTGAGTGATATACCTTTTTAAGAAATGCTAGCATTTTAGTTAGAGAAAATCATATTATCATTAATACTTTTGTTGAATTCAACCAATATCATAAAACTAATACAAAAATTGATTTGAGTGAAGAGATTAAAGAAATTCAAAAAGAAATTAATTATTATGAGGCACGTAAAAAACTAGGAATCAGAGCTTCACAGTTTATTAAACTTAATAATTTAACACAACGCCAGTATCGCCTAAAAATGATGCAACTTTTGAATTTAGGAGAAGAAATGGAGCGTAAAAATGTCCAAGAAATTTAATAAAATTTTACTTTCTTTACCGATTCTAACTTTAGCTACTACTCCATTAATTACACTAACTAGTAAAGCACCACGTAATTCATCTCGTGCTATTGATAAAGACTTTAATAGCTTTGAAGCTCAAGCTAAAGCTGAAGCAGAAAAGCTAATTAAAGAAGCAATTGAATCACTAGTTAAATTTTTAGAAGAACTAGACGAAAAAATTAAAAAAGAAGCACTAA from the Metamycoplasma arthritidis genome contains:
- a CDS encoding MSC_0622 family F1-like ATPase gamma subunit, with product MYLKNLVQKQNNLNNVKMKVNNDRNILLITIAKLTKHLSYCINSSLLNKKIIASIAKKYELNNLIANEALDNAKENKFLKKIKNLFVKEKQLWIYFTEEQKYATDSYGRYERKIKANIKKADADFIAIGQRANWFCKKNDLNVLLSIQEQDKNNGDLSVALTQIVRALYNQQNYSRVFFVINTNKSYDEPFQILPLNNYNLEKLIRGAQDEDNELIDTSDFKIYPDIENFIEAQIDIFLENTIHSLVIESSFYNAKNALVVANKAINELDKTLEKLTKTIHSIRRENEVEEITMLTRKNKPVFETSNDEGAL
- a CDS encoding MSC_0621 family F1-like ATPase epsilon subunit; this translates as MAAIKDQSFFRLTINYASTIPFLVRKCQLFLNVDDENTWTQITNNSIAGYKNTLVKIVEYDTNENKTEWYTFLRNASILVRENHIIINTFVEFNQYHKTNTKIDLSEEIKEIQKEINYYEARKKLGIRASQFIKLNNLTQRQYRLKMMQLLNLGEEMERKNVQEI